A genomic stretch from Marinimicrobium sp. C6131 includes:
- a CDS encoding DegT/DnrJ/EryC1/StrS family aminotransferase, whose translation METFGSLVRGHLPPAGEKVLVGPASPAPASEATRFPGYLATWVDSGTSALALGLLDIARRQRREGRNEVIIPAYCCPDLVAAIHYAGLFPVAVDLAVDDCGYDLGSLTRALSDATCAVIAVNFLGLSDDLGALRSLLSHFPEVALIEDNAQWFPDASDNSRLTGDYVVFSFGRGKPVSLLGGGVLLHRKPLEASTPAPRSLSAAQRLRLRLKYAVYNQLLEPFYYQALSRNPLIKLGETRYSPLRSIEGMDDRRYSLLDRNIAQHRGRSRGAEQAYDQALGNVNALTGLFSDRRRRLLRYPLLVPDAIAQQRIMATLKGYGVTTLYQRSIDHFVNSGYLRKEGLCPNATDFASRLLTLPVHSRVTARHQALIISAILSELDPTG comes from the coding sequence ATGGAAACCTTCGGCTCGTTAGTCCGGGGGCACCTGCCCCCGGCCGGGGAGAAAGTGCTGGTTGGCCCGGCGTCTCCTGCTCCCGCATCCGAAGCCACACGGTTTCCCGGCTATCTCGCTACCTGGGTGGACTCAGGTACTTCGGCGCTAGCGCTGGGCTTATTGGACATTGCCCGCAGGCAGCGTCGGGAGGGACGGAATGAGGTCATCATTCCAGCCTACTGTTGCCCAGATCTTGTCGCCGCCATCCATTATGCCGGGTTATTCCCCGTCGCGGTTGACCTGGCCGTCGATGATTGCGGGTATGACCTCGGCAGCCTGACCCGCGCATTATCCGATGCCACCTGTGCCGTTATCGCCGTCAATTTCCTTGGGTTATCCGACGACCTCGGAGCCCTCCGGTCATTGCTCAGTCACTTTCCGGAGGTGGCATTGATTGAGGATAATGCGCAGTGGTTCCCGGATGCCAGCGACAACTCGCGGCTGACAGGGGATTATGTGGTTTTTTCATTCGGGCGCGGTAAACCCGTCAGCCTGCTGGGAGGGGGGGTGTTGCTGCACCGAAAACCACTGGAGGCATCGACTCCCGCACCGCGCTCATTATCCGCCGCACAGCGCCTGAGGCTTCGCCTCAAGTACGCCGTTTACAATCAACTGTTGGAGCCCTTCTACTACCAGGCACTCAGTCGTAACCCACTGATCAAACTGGGAGAGACCCGTTATAGCCCACTGCGGAGCATCGAAGGGATGGACGATCGGCGGTACTCGCTGCTGGACCGCAACATTGCTCAGCACCGTGGTCGGTCCAGGGGGGCGGAACAGGCTTACGATCAGGCGCTGGGGAACGTCAACGCCCTGACCGGATTATTCTCGGACCGTCGGCGTCGCCTGTTGCGTTACCCCCTGTTAGTGCCCGATGCCATCGCACAACAGCGGATCATGGCGACGCTCAAAGGGTATGGTGTGACGACGCTTTATCAGCGATCCATCGATCATTTCGTGAATTCCGGCTATCTGCGCAAGGAGGGCCTTTGCCCGAACGCCACTGACTTTGCATCGCGACTGTTGACCCTTCCGGTTCACTCCCGGGTCACGGCCCGACACCAGGCGCTCATCATCAGCGCGATTTTGAGTGAGCTTGATCCGACCGGGTAA
- the xrt gene encoding exosortase: MMKTLPLLLTLGWFGLYSRTFGDLWQRWIRWDSEMAHGLPVMLIFVYLLWRDCTKTAWNEKPFGKGVALVALAACSLMWFLAALINIQIVEQVLLIPILVSALASLYGWPAIWRRRFLLLFPIFAIPVWGSLNEGLLSLASLVVGESVRLMAMPALIQGNSIYLPYGHILIADGCSGIRYFVIALTLGYLIAYLNGYKEWRMLPMLLVAGFLGLLTNWVRIFVLIVIGHYTEMESSLMEDHELFGWLIFAAFILPAVYFAPHASSSPSAEPALSAQSVPKARLAIMTLLAVAGPLLIIIYGGHFNRIDRPAPITGTPPANQPRMPMMVRAPAGALTEINSLGNTGVIRTDHYWRGSLEDKLVPYLPRLFDHERWQQVTQTSVNIDSTGVSQAVYAEKGGGRRVLQLQWFEVGGQRTSSRTWAKILQIPATLGGRNDFSIVTLQAECRRVSCAEQAEELQRHAQARIAAVTRSDQAHSKSR; encoded by the coding sequence ATGATGAAAACCTTGCCCCTATTGTTGACCCTGGGATGGTTTGGCCTATACAGCCGTACCTTTGGAGACCTCTGGCAGCGATGGATACGCTGGGACAGCGAAATGGCGCATGGACTGCCTGTGATGCTCATTTTTGTTTACCTGCTATGGCGTGATTGCACCAAAACGGCCTGGAATGAGAAACCGTTCGGAAAAGGGGTTGCCCTGGTAGCGCTGGCGGCCTGCTCGCTGATGTGGTTTCTGGCGGCCCTGATCAACATCCAGATTGTTGAGCAGGTGTTGTTGATCCCGATACTCGTCAGCGCACTGGCCAGCCTTTATGGATGGCCGGCAATATGGCGGCGCCGGTTCCTGTTATTGTTCCCCATCTTTGCCATTCCTGTGTGGGGTAGCCTGAACGAAGGGCTGTTGAGCCTGGCCAGCCTGGTGGTGGGTGAGTCGGTCCGGCTCATGGCCATGCCGGCCCTGATTCAGGGCAACAGCATTTACCTGCCCTATGGCCACATTCTGATTGCCGATGGTTGCTCCGGCATCCGCTACTTTGTCATCGCACTGACCCTCGGGTACCTGATTGCTTACCTGAACGGCTATAAAGAGTGGCGAATGCTCCCCATGTTACTGGTCGCCGGCTTTTTGGGGCTATTGACCAACTGGGTGAGGATATTCGTGCTTATCGTCATCGGCCACTACACCGAAATGGAAAGCAGCTTGATGGAAGACCACGAGCTGTTTGGCTGGTTGATATTTGCCGCGTTTATTCTGCCCGCCGTCTATTTCGCACCCCACGCCTCATCGTCGCCTTCCGCCGAGCCGGCCCTGTCGGCGCAAAGCGTACCTAAAGCGCGACTCGCGATAATGACCTTGTTGGCCGTGGCGGGCCCCCTGCTGATAATCATTTATGGTGGGCATTTTAACCGGATTGATCGGCCTGCGCCGATCACTGGCACCCCGCCCGCCAACCAACCCCGTATGCCGATGATGGTTCGAGCACCCGCTGGCGCCCTGACCGAAATCAACAGCCTGGGCAATACGGGTGTCATTCGAACGGATCATTACTGGCGCGGCTCCCTGGAGGACAAGTTGGTCCCTTATCTTCCCCGCCTGTTTGATCACGAGCGTTGGCAGCAAGTCACTCAGACGTCAGTCAACATCGATAGTACGGGCGTTTCGCAGGCTGTGTATGCAGAAAAGGGCGGTGGTCGACGGGTGCTTCAACTGCAGTGGTTCGAGGTGGGAGGTCAGCGGACGTCGAGCCGCACCTGGGCGAAAATTCTGCAGATCCCCGCGACGCTGGGCGGGAGAAATGACTTCTCCATTGTGACACTCCAGGCCGAATGCCGCAGAGTATCCTGCGCGGAACAAGCCGAAGAACTACAGCGCCACGCGCAGGCTCGGATCGCCGCCGTTACCCGGTCGGATCAAGCTCACTCAAAATCGCGCTGA